From the genome of Syntrophorhabdaceae bacterium:
CGATCATCTACCTTCAGTTTACCATCAATGTCCTTATGGCAATCCACCTTGTCCCTGTCGTCGGCATACCGCTGCCGTTTATCAGTTACGGCGGGTCATCCCTCCTTTCTACCATGATATCAATGGGGCTTCTCCTGAACATCAGTATGAGGCGGTATATGTTCTGATTTGCCGGAAAATAACCCGATACCTTCTTGTCTTGCTATACTGCGGGCAGATGATATATTTCAGGAACGTTTACCTGGTCTTTTCTTAAAAATCGTCGATAATGCCGTCTCTTATGATATCGGCCCCTTTTTCGCTGAGATAATCGAGAAATATCATTCTGTCTCCATACGAGGGGAGATTGAATTCAATGGTGAAGCTCTCCCAGTCGACCTTCGCCGGCTCTCCTCCCATTTCATTCGTCAAGAACCTGATGAATTCTTCCAAATCTGATTTAGTCAGCAACTTTGCCTCGATGATTGCTTCAGTGCTCATATGCACCTCCTCAAAACTGATGTCTGATCTTTTCGATCGGTTCTTGCAGGAGAGTAAAGCCTTACTCTTCCAAAAATCGATCGGGGCAAGACTGCAATGCAATGAGTGCGCTGCCTTACCGAAGCCAAAAAAACAGTCTTTCTATTTACCGCAATCTGAACAAATATGCAACTGGTTTATCTCTTCGAAGGCCAGCACGCCGAGAGGCGGGCCGGCACCCATATTCAATCACCTGCAGAAAAATGCACGGTGCGAATACAGCGCCGCACCGTGCATGATATGTTAATAAAAATATGAGCTGCCCTTATCTGCCCGGCAAATTTAAACGAGATAACGGGGCTTTATCGATTTAAACCCTCATAGAAAGAGCTCTCTTTTTTCCTCAGGTTGTTCAGGTCCATGAGCTCGTTAAATTCTTGAAAATGGATCATTCTATCCATGAAGCCGGCGGTAGTCCCTTTCGCCATAAGTTCATCCATTACCTGCTTCACGGCCCAGGCAGCAGCATACAGGGCAGAGATAGGGTACACTACCACATTATAACCGATCTCTTCGAGTTCTTTCACGCTCATCATAGGCGTCTTTCCGCCTTCAAGCTGTATTACTTTTGTCGGCGCATTTACCTCGCGGTTGATGCGCAGCATCTGCTCTTTTGTGGTGGGCGCCTCAACGAAGATTAGATCAGCCCCTGCCTCGCGATACCTGTTGGCCCGTTCTATCGCATCGTCTATTCCGTGCACGCCGAGGGCATCCGTGCGGGCCATTATGACAAAATCAGAGTCCATTCTTGCATCCACAGCCGCTTTGAGCTTGGCTACCATATCGTCGGCCTCGATCACCTGTTTACCTTCCATGTGACCACACCGCTTTGGAAAGAGTTGATCCTCTATGAACATCCCTGCAGCGCCGGCCTTTTCAATTTCACGCACCGTTCTCATCACGTTGAGGGTGTTGCCGTGGCCCGTATCTCCGTCTGTGAAAACGGGTATATCGACTGCTTCCACGATGTTCCT
Proteins encoded in this window:
- a CDS encoding oxaloacetate decarboxylase — encoded protein: MKKTTLLKKLILDKEILVMPGAYDATSARIIEKAGFKSLTLGGYPTSACLLGRPDLSLLTLPEMVTHTRNIVEAVDIPVFTDGDTGHGNTLNVMRTVREIEKAGAAGMFIEDQLFPKRCGHMEGKQVIEADDMVAKLKAAVDARMDSDFVIMARTDALGVHGIDDAIERANRYREAGADLIFVEAPTTKEQMLRINREVNAPTKVIQLEGGKTPMMSVKELEEIGYNVVVYPISALYAAAWAVKQVMDELMAKGTTAGFMDRMIHFQEFNELMDLNNLRKKESSFYEGLNR